From one Streptomyces mobaraensis genomic stretch:
- a CDS encoding amino acid ABC transporter ATP-binding protein, with amino-acid sequence MSEAPVTKDATAAEGTAPAGDPLVVLDKVNKHFGQLHVLQDIDLTIARGEVVVVIGPSGSGKSTLCRTINRLETTDSGSITIDGRPLPQEGRELARLRADVGMVFQSFNLFAHKTVLDNVTLGQVKVRKKDRRSAEATARTLLDRVGVGAQADKYPAQLSGGQQQRVAIARALAMDPKVMLFDEPTSALDPEMINEVLEVMQQLARDGMTMVVVTHEMGFARSAANRVVFMADGRIVEEARPDSFFSNPRSDRAKDFLSKILHH; translated from the coding sequence ATGAGCGAAGCACCGGTGACCAAGGACGCCACGGCCGCCGAGGGCACCGCCCCCGCGGGGGACCCCCTGGTCGTCCTGGACAAGGTCAACAAGCACTTCGGACAGTTGCACGTCCTTCAGGACATCGACCTCACCATCGCCCGCGGCGAGGTGGTCGTCGTCATCGGCCCGTCCGGTTCCGGGAAGTCGACGCTGTGCCGGACGATCAACCGGCTGGAGACCACGGACTCCGGGTCGATCACCATCGACGGCCGGCCGCTGCCCCAGGAGGGCCGGGAGCTGGCGCGGCTGCGCGCCGACGTGGGCATGGTCTTCCAGTCCTTCAACCTGTTCGCGCACAAGACCGTGCTGGACAACGTGACGCTGGGCCAGGTCAAGGTGCGCAAGAAGGACCGCAGGTCGGCCGAGGCCACCGCGCGCACCCTCCTCGACCGGGTCGGCGTCGGCGCCCAGGCGGACAAGTACCCGGCCCAGCTCTCCGGCGGCCAGCAGCAGCGCGTGGCCATCGCCCGCGCGCTCGCCATGGACCCCAAGGTGATGCTCTTCGACGAGCCGACCTCCGCCCTGGACCCGGAGATGATCAACGAGGTGCTGGAGGTCATGCAGCAGCTCGCCCGGGACGGGATGACGATGGTCGTCGTCACCCACGAGATGGGCTTCGCCCGCTCCGCCGCCAACCGCGTGGTCTTCATGGCCGACGGCCGCATCGTCGAGGAGGCGCGGCCGGACAGCTTCTTCAGCAACCCGCGCAGCGACCGGGCCAAGGACTTCCTCTCCAAGATCCTCCACCACTGA